The Haloplanus salinarum genome includes a region encoding these proteins:
- a CDS encoding formate/nitrite transporter family protein, with protein MSSDEPPDPEESVREAVERSRSGAPAVGEVVRDRFSTDEVFQRIVAAADEEITAGSRELFFSGLAAGFAITITFLLYASLTASTDGHPVLSAMLYPLGFIYIIIGGYQLYTENTLPPVALTLERLVSVPALLRNWIVVLAGNFAGGTLGAAALAWGGVFSPSTAATAVELGRKGVETAPATLFVKAAFAGLIVAGVVWVEYAARDTVSRIVVVYLAFLAVPLGNLFHIVVSYTEMVYLILVDDLPVVVGITEFALPVLLGNTLGGVLLVTVVNYFQTTEHRLKSARFEGAKRQLSPREWLFGGLAGRAYVPLVNTGEQVEDSDGPYRVIVPIANPRTERRLIELACLVASARESAVVHPVHVVQMPDQRTGGYGAGQHRRIIEESDELLDGVRETIRDHDVAVETSTIVSHRSFDEIFDVAERENADLLMIGWDDSRPWTTGRGGRSLTDLRGAPPCDFLALRDRDLDTSRLLLPTVDSPDCALGAEVARALGSTADASSTLLHVVDGPEDRTAGEEFLQRWATDHGLDDADVVVDTSGDVERAIAKRAADHSLVVLGAVERGLLPRLVTDSLKLDVVDELDCSVLLAERATGRSLREKLFGRRADPREPQKR; from the coding sequence ATGAGTTCGGACGAGCCGCCGGATCCTGAGGAGTCGGTGCGGGAGGCCGTCGAGCGGTCACGGAGCGGCGCGCCGGCCGTCGGGGAGGTGGTGCGCGATCGGTTCTCGACGGACGAGGTGTTCCAGCGCATCGTCGCGGCGGCCGACGAGGAGATCACCGCGGGGAGCCGCGAACTGTTCTTCTCGGGGCTGGCCGCCGGCTTCGCCATCACGATCACCTTCCTGCTGTACGCGTCGTTGACGGCGTCGACCGACGGCCACCCGGTGCTGAGCGCGATGCTGTACCCGCTTGGGTTCATCTACATCATCATCGGCGGCTACCAGCTGTACACGGAGAACACGCTCCCGCCGGTGGCGCTGACGCTCGAACGGCTGGTGAGCGTCCCGGCGCTGTTGCGCAACTGGATCGTCGTCCTCGCGGGCAACTTCGCCGGGGGGACCCTCGGTGCCGCCGCGCTGGCGTGGGGAGGCGTCTTCTCGCCGTCGACGGCGGCGACGGCCGTCGAACTCGGGCGCAAGGGCGTCGAGACGGCACCCGCGACGCTGTTCGTCAAGGCCGCCTTCGCCGGCCTGATCGTCGCCGGCGTCGTGTGGGTCGAGTACGCCGCCCGCGACACCGTCTCGCGGATCGTCGTCGTGTATCTCGCCTTCCTCGCGGTGCCGCTCGGCAACCTCTTTCACATCGTCGTCTCCTACACCGAGATGGTCTATCTGATCCTCGTCGACGACCTCCCGGTCGTCGTCGGCATCACCGAGTTCGCGCTGCCGGTGTTGCTCGGCAACACCCTCGGCGGCGTCCTGCTGGTGACCGTCGTCAACTACTTCCAGACCACCGAACACCGCCTGAAATCCGCCCGGTTCGAGGGCGCGAAACGCCAGCTCTCCCCACGCGAGTGGCTGTTCGGCGGCCTCGCCGGGCGGGCGTACGTCCCCCTCGTCAACACCGGCGAGCAAGTCGAGGACAGCGACGGTCCCTATCGGGTGATCGTCCCGATAGCGAACCCACGGACCGAGCGGCGGCTGATCGAACTCGCCTGCCTCGTCGCCAGCGCCCGGGAGTCCGCGGTGGTTCACCCGGTCCACGTGGTGCAGATGCCCGACCAGCGGACCGGCGGGTACGGCGCCGGACAACACCGCCGGATCATCGAGGAGTCCGACGAACTCCTCGACGGGGTTCGGGAGACGATTCGGGACCACGACGTCGCCGTGGAGACGTCGACCATCGTCTCGCATCGATCGTTCGACGAGATATTCGACGTGGCCGAACGGGAGAACGCCGACCTCCTGATGATCGGCTGGGACGACAGCCGCCCGTGGACGACCGGCCGCGGCGGACGGTCGCTGACGGACCTGCGCGGTGCGCCGCCCTGTGACTTCCTGGCCCTGCGGGACCGGGACCTCGACACCTCACGGCTCCTCCTGCCGACCGTCGACTCCCCGGACTGCGCGCTCGGGGCCGAAGTGGCCCGGGCGCTCGGTTCGACCGCCGACGCGTCGAGTACGCTCCTCCACGTCGTCGACGGCCCCGAGGACCGCACGGCCGGCGAGGAGTTCCTGCAACGGTGGGCCACCGATCACGGCCTCGACGACGCCGACGTGGTCGTCGACACCTCCGGCGACGTCGAGCGGGCCATCGCGAAGAGGGCGGCCGATCACTCGCTGGTCGTACTCGGCGCGGTCGAACGGGGACTGCTCCCCCGGCTGGTCACCGACTCGCTCAAGCTCGACGTCGTCGACGAACTCGACTGTTCGGTGTTGTTGGCCGAGCGCGCGACGGGCCGGAGCCTCCGCGAGAAGCTGTTCGGCCGGCGGGCGGATCCCCGCGAACCGCAAAAGCGCTGA
- a CDS encoding putative sulfate/molybdate transporter, whose amino-acid sequence MSLASWRGTRFGVAWGEVTGAVGDTVTVLPIVVAVAALTDLSLGRLLLGFALFQVVWGLYYGYPISVEPMKALAALVIAGGLSGGEYVAAGLLAGVTLLLVGTTGTLDRLAPYVGEPVVRGIQVGVALVLLRTGVTTGLGAPRLAALSVVVALAAVALGYRNAAALAVLAMGGVVAAGAAGTVTPRLPTPVLLDPSTLVVSRNAVGATLGQLAMTVGNAAVATALLVDEYFDADTSPDDLSTSMGVMNLLAMPLGAMPMCHGSGGVAGKYAFGARTATSNLVLGGCYLLLAVVAVDLVAAFPMAVLGVVLVLVAVELGRAGADTEDPLLTGAIGVLALLTNVGVAFLAGLVGYHALARLR is encoded by the coding sequence ATGTCGTTGGCTAGTTGGCGCGGAACGCGGTTCGGTGTCGCCTGGGGCGAGGTGACGGGGGCCGTCGGGGACACCGTCACCGTCCTCCCCATCGTCGTCGCCGTCGCGGCGCTCACCGACCTCTCGCTTGGTCGGCTCCTCCTCGGGTTCGCGCTCTTTCAGGTCGTGTGGGGACTCTACTACGGCTATCCGATATCCGTCGAGCCGATGAAGGCGCTCGCGGCCCTGGTGATCGCCGGTGGCCTCTCGGGTGGGGAGTACGTCGCCGCGGGACTGCTCGCCGGCGTGACGCTCCTCCTGGTCGGGACGACGGGGACGCTGGACCGGCTGGCGCCCTACGTCGGGGAACCGGTCGTCCGGGGCATCCAGGTCGGGGTGGCGCTCGTCCTCCTCCGGACGGGCGTGACGACGGGGCTCGGGGCCCCGCGACTCGCCGCGCTCTCCGTGGTCGTCGCCCTGGCCGCCGTCGCGCTGGGCTACCGGAACGCCGCCGCCCTGGCGGTCCTCGCGATGGGGGGCGTCGTCGCCGCGGGCGCCGCCGGGACCGTCACGCCCCGGCTCCCGACCCCCGTGCTCCTCGATCCGTCGACGCTCGTCGTCTCCCGGAACGCCGTCGGCGCGACCCTCGGCCAGCTTGCCATGACCGTCGGCAACGCCGCCGTCGCCACCGCCCTGCTCGTCGACGAATACTTCGACGCCGACACCTCGCCCGACGACCTCTCGACGAGCATGGGCGTGATGAACCTGCTGGCGATGCCGCTGGGGGCGATGCCCATGTGTCACGGGAGCGGCGGCGTCGCCGGCAAGTACGCCTTCGGCGCCCGGACCGCCACCTCGAACCTCGTCCTCGGTGGGTGCTACCTCCTGCTCGCCGTCGTCGCCGTCGACCTCGTGGCCGCGTTCCCGATGGCCGTCCTCGGCGTCGTCCTCGTCCTCGTCGCGGTGGAGCTCGGCCGGGCCGGCGCCGACACCGAGGATCCGCTCCTGACCGGCGCCATCGGCGTCCTCGCGCTCCTGACGAACGTCGGCGTCGCCTTCCTCGCCGGCCTCGTCGGCTACCACGCCCTCGCCCGACTCCGCTAG
- a CDS encoding MFS transporter, whose amino-acid sequence MSDRWLYAWGLASLGLGGASLIVPLYVVELGGGPATLGVLAAVAAAAGTPGALGVGWLADRTGRRRRYVLAAVGTVVVALTAVPLLDSIAAVVVANAAVWLAFAAAVPVLTLLAVVDTPESAWSDRIARLNEVQGVGWALGLLVGFVVVLAGDRLGWSAIAAQRAVCLVCGASAGVGGLVAVGSLPADSDPDRPGAAPAPRRLRRALRAARPFGVRGASFPFTPRRMDVRGLHPRRFVRRFTPDLAVFFLAVALAFAGFGAFFAPLPAYLAGVGVGDSGVFGLYLALNVAAAAFFGVAATLTARYDVTLVHVSALAVRGVAFPALVVTGGALAPTVALFVAVGFAWAVVAVSAGTLVTRLSPPIVRGEALGVYSALSTFAGGVGSVAGGWLAARGYLWTFGVAGGLVVAGAGVVLLLRRRVGRGRTAGTERTVYSTDGPD is encoded by the coding sequence GTGTCCGATCGGTGGCTCTACGCCTGGGGGTTGGCCTCGCTGGGCCTCGGCGGCGCGTCGCTCATCGTCCCGCTGTACGTCGTGGAGTTGGGCGGCGGGCCGGCGACGCTCGGGGTCCTGGCGGCGGTGGCCGCGGCGGCCGGCACGCCCGGAGCCCTCGGGGTCGGGTGGCTCGCCGACCGTACCGGTCGCCGGCGGCGGTACGTCCTCGCGGCGGTCGGCACCGTCGTCGTGGCCCTGACGGCCGTTCCCCTGCTCGACTCCATCGCCGCCGTCGTCGTCGCGAACGCGGCCGTCTGGCTCGCCTTCGCCGCCGCGGTGCCGGTCCTCACCCTCCTCGCCGTCGTCGACACGCCGGAGTCGGCGTGGAGCGACCGGATCGCCCGCCTCAACGAGGTCCAGGGGGTCGGGTGGGCGCTCGGCCTGCTCGTCGGGTTCGTGGTCGTCCTCGCCGGCGATCGGCTCGGCTGGTCGGCGATCGCCGCCCAACGTGCCGTCTGTCTGGTCTGTGGGGCCAGCGCGGGCGTCGGGGGTCTCGTCGCCGTCGGGTCGCTCCCCGCCGACTCCGACCCGGACCGCCCCGGCGCCGCCCCGGCACCCCGCCGCCTGCGCCGCGCGCTCCGTGCCGCGCGGCCGTTCGGGGTCCGCGGCGCGAGTTTCCCCTTCACCCCCCGTCGGATGGACGTCCGCGGCCTCCATCCCCGCCGGTTCGTGCGCCGGTTCACCCCCGACCTCGCCGTCTTCTTCCTGGCCGTCGCGCTCGCGTTCGCGGGGTTCGGGGCCTTCTTCGCTCCCCTCCCCGCCTACCTCGCGGGCGTCGGCGTCGGCGACTCCGGCGTCTTCGGCCTCTATCTCGCCTTGAACGTCGCCGCGGCCGCCTTCTTCGGCGTCGCCGCGACGCTCACGGCGCGGTACGACGTGACGCTGGTCCACGTGAGCGCTCTGGCGGTCAGGGGCGTCGCGTTCCCGGCCCTCGTGGTGACCGGCGGGGCGTTGGCGCCGACCGTCGCCCTGTTCGTCGCCGTCGGCTTCGCGTGGGCCGTCGTCGCCGTCTCGGCCGGGACGCTCGTCACGCGACTCTCGCCACCGATCGTCCGCGGGGAGGCTCTCGGGGTGTACAGCGCCCTCTCGACGTTCGCGGGCGGCGTCGGGAGCGTCGCCGGCGGGTGGCTGGCCGCGAGGGGATACCTGTGGACGTTCGGCGTCGCGGGCGGCCTCGTCGTGGCGGGCGCGGGGGTCGTTCTCCTCCTTCGGCGACGCGTCGGGCGGGGGCGGACCGCCGGAACGGAGCGGACGGTTTATTCCACGGACGGTCCAGACTGA
- the ggt gene encoding gamma-glutamyltransferase — translation MDEKPDLDRFDSRRSTVYAQDGLVATSQPLATQAGVAALRGGGNAFDAAVTTAAALNVVEPMSTGIGGDAFALYRTADGEVGAFRACGGAPAAATVGTVRERVAERTGTDPDAASMPADGPLAVTVPGTVRGWETLLDDHGTLSLSRALQPAIDYATEGFPVSEVIADMWTVAETLFTRDDARKEYLIEGRAPEAGEVVRLPDLGSTLRTLAAEGAGALYEGPLAERIAGTVRERGGLLTADDLAGFEPEYVDPVSTTYRGAEVYELPPNNQGLVALEALNVAEELDAGAHDYDAADRVHYFAESLKRAFHDGHHYITDPAFEDVPPLGSKSYAAERAATVGERAGSVTVGGPGAPGDGDTVLLTVADEAGNVVSFINSIFGHFGSGVVVPGTGITLQNRGSSFSLDPDHPNRIEPGKRPFHTLIPGLVRFDRDDWAAFGVMGGYMQPQGHLQVLANLLDYDMPLQAALDAPRWRYLEDGSLAVEDRFPSGLLPKLARRGHDVVVKPASEFGGGQITRVADGVISGATEPRKDGSAAGF, via the coding sequence ATGGACGAAAAACCGGACCTCGATCGCTTCGACTCGCGGCGGTCGACGGTGTACGCACAGGACGGGCTGGTGGCGACGAGCCAGCCACTCGCCACGCAGGCGGGCGTCGCGGCCCTCCGTGGGGGGGGCAACGCCTTCGACGCGGCGGTGACGACGGCCGCGGCGCTGAACGTCGTGGAGCCCATGAGCACGGGCATCGGGGGCGACGCGTTCGCGCTCTACCGCACCGCCGACGGCGAGGTGGGTGCCTTCCGCGCCTGCGGCGGGGCGCCCGCCGCGGCGACCGTCGGGACCGTCCGCGAACGCGTGGCCGAGCGGACGGGAACCGACCCCGACGCGGCGTCGATGCCGGCGGACGGTCCACTCGCAGTCACCGTCCCCGGCACCGTCCGCGGGTGGGAGACGCTGCTCGACGACCACGGCACCCTGTCGCTGTCGCGGGCGCTCCAGCCGGCCATCGACTACGCGACCGAGGGCTTCCCGGTCAGCGAGGTGATCGCCGATATGTGGACGGTCGCGGAGACGCTGTTCACCCGGGACGACGCCCGCAAGGAGTACCTGATCGAGGGGCGGGCGCCCGAGGCGGGCGAAGTGGTGAGGCTTCCGGACCTCGGGTCGACGCTCCGCACCCTCGCGGCCGAGGGAGCCGGCGCCCTCTACGAGGGACCGCTCGCCGAGCGTATCGCCGGGACGGTGCGCGAGCGGGGCGGCCTGCTGACGGCCGACGACCTCGCGGGCTTCGAACCGGAGTACGTCGATCCCGTCTCGACGACCTACCGCGGCGCGGAGGTGTACGAACTCCCGCCGAACAACCAGGGGTTGGTCGCGCTCGAGGCGCTGAACGTCGCCGAGGAACTGGACGCCGGCGCCCACGACTACGACGCCGCCGACCGGGTCCATTACTTCGCCGAGTCGCTGAAGCGGGCGTTCCACGACGGCCACCACTACATCACCGACCCCGCGTTCGAGGACGTGCCGCCGCTGGGATCGAAGTCCTACGCCGCCGAGCGGGCGGCGACGGTCGGCGAGCGGGCGGGCTCCGTCACGGTCGGCGGACCCGGCGCCCCGGGCGACGGCGACACCGTCCTCCTGACGGTCGCCGACGAGGCGGGCAACGTCGTCTCCTTCATCAACTCCATCTTCGGCCACTTCGGGAGCGGCGTCGTCGTCCCCGGAACGGGCATCACGCTTCAGAACCGTGGGAGTTCGTTCTCGCTGGATCCCGACCATCCGAACCGGATCGAACCCGGCAAGCGACCCTTCCACACGCTCATTCCCGGGCTCGTCCGGTTCGACCGCGACGACTGGGCGGCCTTCGGCGTCATGGGCGGGTACATGCAGCCACAGGGCCACCTCCAGGTGCTCGCGAACCTCCTCGATTACGACATGCCGCTCCAGGCGGCGCTCGACGCCCCGCGCTGGCGCTACCTCGAAGACGGGTCGCTGGCCGTCGAGGACCGCTTCCCCTCGGGACTGCTCCCGAAACTCGCCCGTCGGGGCCACGACGTGGTGGTGAAGCCGGCCTCGGAGTTCGGCGGCGGCCAGATTACGCGGGTCGCCGACGGCGTCATCTCGGGGGCGACCGAACCCCGCAAGGACGGGAGCGCCGCGGGCTTCTAG
- a CDS encoding alcohol dehydrogenase catalytic domain-containing protein produces the protein MRAAAFTELIGPDGVSVIERESPEPERGEATVDVDACSINHHDLWILNGASAMVDPTDLPFVSGLDVVGTVREVGDDVTAVAPGDRVVLCPNETCGHCRFCREGPENLCASYSLYHGGLAETARVEASRLIPLPDDVDATTAAALPTAYLTAYHMLRRAELEPGDLLFVPGVTGGVGVAAVQLADVLGVRSIGTSSSASKLETVAELGADHTIQGTDPDDLRSAVESIGAPDAVLNHLGGEYTDLGMGVMRRGGRMIVCGRTAGPTSEIDIADLFRGHKRIVGSTMGTQADLERLVDLVAVGDLSPRIDRTFPLDATDEAFRTMAERDTVGKLVVMPGE, from the coding sequence ATGCGTGCCGCTGCATTCACCGAACTGATCGGACCGGACGGCGTGAGCGTCATCGAACGGGAGTCCCCCGAACCGGAGCGGGGCGAGGCGACCGTCGACGTCGACGCCTGCTCGATCAACCACCACGACCTCTGGATCCTGAACGGTGCGTCGGCGATGGTCGATCCGACGGATCTCCCCTTCGTCAGCGGACTCGACGTGGTGGGGACGGTTCGCGAGGTGGGCGATGACGTCACCGCCGTCGCCCCCGGCGACCGGGTCGTGCTCTGTCCGAACGAGACGTGTGGGCACTGTCGGTTCTGCCGGGAGGGCCCGGAGAACCTCTGTGCGTCCTACTCGCTGTACCACGGGGGGCTCGCGGAGACGGCCCGCGTCGAGGCGTCACGCCTGATCCCCCTCCCGGACGACGTGGACGCGACGACGGCGGCGGCGCTCCCCACGGCGTATCTGACCGCCTACCACATGCTCCGGCGGGCGGAGCTGGAGCCCGGCGACCTCCTTTTCGTCCCCGGCGTGACCGGCGGCGTCGGCGTCGCCGCCGTCCAGTTGGCCGACGTGCTCGGCGTCCGGAGCATCGGGACCTCCTCCTCGGCGTCGAAACTGGAGACCGTCGCGGAGCTGGGCGCCGATCACACGATCCAGGGCACCGATCCCGACGACCTCCGGTCGGCCGTCGAGTCCATCGGCGCGCCCGACGCCGTCCTCAACCACCTCGGCGGCGAGTACACCGACCTCGGCATGGGAGTGATGCGCCGCGGAGGACGGATGATCGTCTGTGGCCGGACCGCCGGCCCGACCTCCGAAATCGACATCGCGGACCTATTCCGGGGACACAAGCGGATCGTCGGGAGCACGATGGGGACGCAGGCGGACCTCGAACGGCTGGTCGACCTCGTCGCCGTGGGTGACCTGTCGCCGCGGATCGACCGCACCTTCCCGCTCGACGCTACCGACGAGGCCTTCCGGACCATGGCCGAGCGCGACACGGTCGGCAAACTCGTCGTGATGCCGGGCGAGTAA
- a CDS encoding potassium channel family protein: MDTWQRRTLIYVVILVGVMLGYAAAYDAGMSLFEGSPIGFLHALQVVVETFTTTGYGSDAPWSSAAMNLLVIVMDLTGVVLIFLALPVLVFPLFEEAMSTTVPAAAEEDLTDHVVVCTLTPRGETLVDELDSWNVDYLILEPDRERARDRYEEGYDVIHADPQSVDSLEAARLPAARALVADDTDPVNTSIVLTAKEVAEDVRTVSVVDDPERERYHRLAGADDVLSPRALLGEGLAAKVTTGVSTELGEAIEVGEDFEVAELPIHRGSELVGRTIAESGIRERAGANVIGAWFRGEFESPPDPDAVLDGGTVLLVSGRERQIERLKDMTLSAVRSFRRGRTVVVGHGEVGRTISDALTGADVSHVVMDHVEDPSVDVVGDATDPDALARAGIEDAHTVILALPDDTLTEFAILVARDLNPSIELIARAEETENVQKMYRAGADYVLSLATVSGRMLASTILEDEEVISLDKQVEVIRTHAPGLVGRTLGEADVRARTGCTVVGVERDGEVVTDLGPEFRIREGDELVIAGTDEGTNRFTETMGSRGD, from the coding sequence ATGGACACCTGGCAGCGCCGGACGCTGATCTACGTGGTCATCTTGGTGGGGGTGATGCTCGGCTACGCGGCGGCCTACGACGCCGGGATGAGTCTCTTCGAGGGCTCGCCGATCGGCTTTCTGCACGCGCTCCAGGTCGTCGTGGAGACGTTCACGACCACGGGGTACGGCTCCGACGCCCCGTGGTCGAGCGCCGCGATGAACCTCTTGGTCATCGTGATGGATCTGACCGGCGTGGTCCTCATCTTTCTCGCGCTCCCGGTGCTCGTCTTCCCGCTGTTCGAGGAGGCCATGTCGACGACGGTGCCCGCGGCCGCCGAGGAGGACCTCACCGACCACGTCGTCGTCTGTACGCTCACGCCGCGGGGCGAGACCCTAGTCGACGAACTCGACTCGTGGAACGTCGACTACCTGATCCTCGAACCCGACCGCGAGCGCGCCCGGGACCGCTACGAGGAGGGGTACGACGTGATCCACGCGGATCCCCAGTCCGTCGATAGCCTGGAGGCCGCCCGCCTCCCCGCGGCTCGAGCCCTCGTCGCCGACGACACCGACCCAGTGAACACCAGCATCGTCCTGACCGCGAAGGAGGTGGCGGAGGACGTCCGGACGGTGAGCGTCGTCGACGACCCCGAGCGGGAGCGGTACCACCGCCTCGCCGGCGCCGACGACGTGCTCTCGCCCCGGGCGCTGCTGGGCGAGGGCCTCGCCGCCAAGGTGACGACGGGAGTCTCGACGGAACTCGGCGAGGCCATCGAGGTCGGCGAGGACTTCGAGGTGGCGGAGCTTCCGATCCACCGCGGGAGCGAACTCGTCGGCCGCACCATCGCCGAGAGCGGCATCCGCGAGCGAGCGGGGGCGAACGTCATCGGGGCGTGGTTCCGCGGCGAGTTCGAGAGCCCGCCGGATCCCGACGCCGTCCTCGACGGCGGCACCGTGTTGCTGGTCAGCGGTCGCGAGCGACAGATCGAGCGACTGAAGGACATGACCCTGTCGGCCGTGCGCTCGTTCCGCCGGGGGCGGACGGTCGTCGTCGGTCACGGCGAGGTCGGGCGGACCATCTCCGACGCGCTCACCGGAGCGGACGTCTCACACGTCGTCATGGACCACGTGGAGGACCCGTCGGTCGACGTGGTCGGCGACGCGACCGATCCCGACGCCCTGGCGCGGGCGGGTATCGAGGACGCCCACACGGTCATCCTCGCGCTCCCCGACGACACGCTCACGGAGTTCGCTATCCTCGTCGCGCGCGACCTGAACCCGTCGATCGAGCTGATCGCCCGCGCCGAGGAGACCGAGAACGTCCAGAAGATGTACCGCGCCGGCGCCGACTACGTCCTCTCGCTGGCGACGGTCAGCGGCCGGATGCTCGCCTCCACGATCCTGGAGGACGAGGAAGTGATCTCGCTCGACAAGCAGGTGGAGGTGATCCGGACCCACGCCCCCGGTCTCGTCGGGCGGACGCTCGGCGAGGCGGACGTCCGCGCGCGAACCGGGTGTACGGTCGTGGGCGTCGAGCGGGACGGCGAGGTGGTGACCGACCTCGGTCCCGAGTTCCGGATCCGGGAGGGCGACGAACTCGTCATCGCCGGCACCGACGAGGGGACCAACCGCTTCACCGAGACGATGGGGTCCCGCGGCGACTGA
- a CDS encoding sodium:calcium antiporter has protein sequence MGFCPSRPTIRAVLGPTLAVGLALVSTAVIWTGSERLESSAGRLSRHYGLPVAVHGAVVVAVGSSFPELSSVVISTLVHGEFSLGVGAIVGSAIFNLLVIPAVSALASEELETTRDIVHKDAQFYIISVLVLFLTFALGATYVPGGTNEAAILTPTLAVLPLLTYGVYVFLQYQDTREHTAAPPSDVAVRREWGWLVVALVLIAVGVEGIVRAVLALGALFDTPSFLWGVTVIAAATSLPDAFVSVRAAKEDDSITSLTNVLGSNTFNLLVAIPVGVLLAGSATIDFLVAVPMLGFLAFVTLVFVVLTRTHLELTDPEAYTLLGLYLLFLGWMTLETLGVIEGVRGI, from the coding sequence ATGGGTTTTTGCCCTTCCCGGCCGACCATCCGGGCGGTGCTCGGTCCCACGCTCGCAGTCGGCCTGGCGCTCGTCTCGACGGCCGTCATCTGGACGGGGAGCGAGCGGCTCGAATCGTCGGCGGGGCGGCTCAGCCGCCACTACGGGCTGCCGGTCGCCGTCCACGGCGCCGTCGTCGTCGCCGTCGGGTCGAGCTTTCCGGAGCTCAGCTCCGTCGTCATCAGCACGCTCGTCCACGGCGAGTTCTCGCTCGGCGTCGGCGCCATCGTCGGCAGCGCCATCTTCAACCTGCTCGTGATCCCCGCGGTGTCCGCCCTCGCGAGCGAGGAGTTGGAGACGACCCGCGACATCGTCCACAAGGACGCCCAGTTCTACATCATCAGCGTCCTCGTCCTCTTTCTCACGTTCGCCCTCGGCGCGACGTACGTGCCCGGCGGGACGAACGAGGCGGCCATCCTCACGCCCACGCTCGCGGTCCTCCCCCTGCTCACCTACGGCGTCTACGTCTTCCTCCAGTATCAGGACACGCGCGAGCATACGGCCGCCCCGCCGTCGGACGTCGCGGTGCGCCGCGAGTGGGGGTGGCTCGTCGTCGCCCTCGTGCTCATCGCCGTCGGCGTCGAGGGCATCGTCCGTGCCGTCCTCGCGCTCGGTGCCCTCTTCGACACCCCCTCCTTCCTCTGGGGGGTCACCGTCATCGCCGCCGCGACCAGCCTGCCCGACGCCTTCGTCAGCGTCCGCGCGGCCAAGGAAGACGACAGCATCACCAGCCTCACGAACGTCCTCGGGAGCAACACGTTCAACCTCCTCGTCGCCATCCCGGTGGGGGTCCTGCTGGCCGGATCCGCGACCATCGACTTCCTGGTCGCCGTCCCCATGCTCGGGTTCCTGGCGTTCGTGACGCTCGTGTTCGTCGTCCTCACCCGGACGCACCTCGAACTGACCGACCCCGAGGCGTACACGCTGCTCGGGCTCTATCTCCTCTTCCTCGGGTGGATGACTCTGGAGACGCTCGGCGTCATCGAGGGCGTGCGGGGGATCTGA
- the eif1A gene encoding translation initiation factor eIF-1A: protein MSEETGRRNLRMPDDDELFAVVTEHNGGNHVRVRCEDGENRMGRIPGRMKYRTWINEGDVVLVEPWDWQDEKANIEWRYSGKDADQLRREGHID, encoded by the coding sequence ATGAGCGAAGAGACAGGGCGTCGGAACCTCCGAATGCCCGACGACGACGAGTTGTTCGCCGTGGTAACGGAGCACAACGGCGGGAATCACGTTCGCGTCCGCTGTGAGGACGGCGAGAACCGGATGGGGCGCATCCCCGGCCGCATGAAGTACCGCACTTGGATCAACGAGGGCGACGTGGTCCTCGTCGAGCCGTGGGACTGGCAGGACGAGAAGGCGAACATCGAGTGGCGCTACTCCGGGAAGGACGCCGACCAGCTGCGCCGCGAAGGCCACATCGACTGA